A part of Synechococcus sp. KORDI-49 genomic DNA contains:
- a CDS encoding FAD-dependent oxidoreductase, with amino-acid sequence MSWDVVVWGGGTGGCAAAVQSARTGASTLLLTPGHWLGGMLSAAGVSAPDGHELSCWQTGLWGALIRDLQPRVPEGLDQNWVSCFGFRPDQAEAVLQEWVAAEELLTWWPGTTLLDVGRRADRIDVLTVRYADESISLTPEIVVDGSDLGDLMARAEVPFRWGWEPRECWNEPSAPPRQQLSSDPFFRRQPVQSPTWVAMGQLTEARLPVQPLVEPQEPFRGCLETFGLERTLTYGRLPGGLVMLNWPKQGNDWHIDLGRCISPDPKEKDDLAVAMRRHSRAFLDTLRACSGGALEAGSAFPGPSPELALMPYWREGRRLVGDAVVTECDLLPVAAGRRGPLPLDASGRCTSIAVGTYANDHHYPGEDWPLAPKSCRWGGRWTGTPFCVPLAALVSRSAPNLLMADKAFSVSHMANGATRLQPLMLNLGQAAGLAAALSIRRATVPAELPVEAVQHALLEDPVAPAAVLPLWEWPSWHPDWAQAQRRGLCHPDAVDEQGNLHPAQVSDLSRPQPDGAPCPGPARRFKGRLFHGPDGALRLSCGQGDQTLITLEPAVNQWLMAMRDAEPVELIAAENPWGPWLRVIQVLDASS; translated from the coding sequence ATGTCCTGGGATGTCGTTGTCTGGGGAGGGGGAACCGGTGGTTGCGCAGCCGCTGTTCAGAGTGCCCGGACCGGGGCCTCCACCTTGCTGCTGACCCCAGGTCACTGGTTGGGTGGAATGCTGAGCGCCGCCGGCGTCAGTGCACCCGATGGCCATGAACTCAGTTGCTGGCAGACCGGCCTGTGGGGCGCTCTGATCCGTGACCTGCAGCCGAGGGTGCCGGAAGGTCTCGATCAGAACTGGGTGAGTTGCTTCGGATTCCGGCCTGACCAGGCGGAAGCGGTTCTTCAGGAGTGGGTTGCAGCCGAGGAGCTGCTGACCTGGTGGCCGGGAACCACTCTGCTGGATGTGGGCCGCCGCGCGGATCGTATCGATGTTCTGACGGTGCGGTATGCCGACGAGAGCATCAGCCTCACTCCGGAGATCGTTGTCGATGGCAGTGATCTTGGTGATCTGATGGCACGGGCGGAGGTGCCGTTCCGCTGGGGCTGGGAGCCCAGGGAATGCTGGAACGAACCGAGTGCACCACCGCGGCAACAGCTGTCCAGCGATCCGTTCTTCCGGCGTCAGCCGGTGCAGTCGCCCACCTGGGTCGCGATGGGACAGCTCACAGAGGCTCGTTTGCCCGTGCAGCCGTTGGTTGAACCCCAAGAGCCCTTCCGGGGCTGCCTCGAGACCTTCGGACTGGAACGCACCCTCACCTACGGCCGGCTGCCCGGGGGACTGGTGATGCTGAACTGGCCGAAGCAGGGCAATGACTGGCACATCGATCTGGGCAGGTGCATCAGTCCAGATCCGAAGGAGAAAGACGACCTTGCCGTCGCGATGCGGCGTCATAGCCGCGCCTTCCTGGACACATTGCGGGCCTGCTCCGGCGGAGCGCTGGAGGCAGGCTCCGCCTTCCCTGGTCCGTCCCCCGAGTTGGCGCTGATGCCCTACTGGCGGGAAGGACGTCGCCTCGTCGGCGATGCGGTGGTCACCGAATGCGACCTGCTGCCTGTGGCGGCTGGTCGGCGCGGTCCCCTGCCTCTGGATGCCTCAGGGCGTTGCACCAGCATCGCCGTGGGCACCTATGCCAATGATCATCACTACCCAGGAGAGGACTGGCCGCTGGCTCCGAAGAGCTGCCGCTGGGGCGGCCGCTGGACCGGAACCCCCTTTTGTGTGCCGCTGGCTGCCCTGGTGTCCAGGTCGGCGCCCAACCTGCTGATGGCGGACAAGGCCTTCAGCGTCAGCCACATGGCCAACGGAGCCACACGCCTGCAACCTCTGATGCTCAATCTCGGGCAGGCGGCCGGACTGGCGGCAGCCCTTTCCATCCGCAGAGCCACTGTGCCGGCCGAACTGCCGGTGGAGGCCGTTCAGCACGCCCTTCTGGAGGATCCGGTCGCTCCGGCGGCGGTCCTTCCGCTTTGGGAATGGCCGAGCTGGCATCCGGACTGGGCTCAGGCCCAGCGCCGTGGCCTCTGCCATCCGGATGCCGTCGATGAGCAGGGAAACCTGCACCCGGCACAGGTCAGCGACCTGTCGCGTCCGCAGCCTGACGGCGCCCCATGCCCCGGGCCTGCCAGACGGTTCAAGGGCAGGTTGTTTCACGGCCCGGATGGCGCTCTTCGGCTCAGTTGCGGCCAGGGGGATCAGACCTTGATCACCCTGGAACCGGCGGTGAATCAGTGGTTGATGGCCATGCGCGACGCTGAACCCGTGGAACTGATCGCCGCCGAGAATCCATGGGGGCCCTGGCTGCGGGTGATTCAGGTGCTCGATGCCTCCAGCTGA
- a CDS encoding cofactor assembly of complex C subunit B produces MPAQARIVLVWGLLILVMAVLNTVMAQSVTPELQRAEVLSAVAAVSLLLVAVLWTRADPRSAARQELGGEQGLVLASDLSDAVRDELGWGSHMLLTATAASTVLVYWQGTVLLRRGLISDGDFHPGTICRRVMQKNSSVSLVSTALFPGRGEFDPVLDALPSVLICPLGGDGVVVIGGWSERCFSRSDERWAEGWAVRLRTALQGIHSVADGPVPPV; encoded by the coding sequence ATGCCCGCCCAGGCCCGCATCGTCCTCGTCTGGGGTCTGCTGATCCTTGTGATGGCCGTGCTGAACACCGTGATGGCGCAGTCCGTCACCCCGGAACTGCAACGGGCCGAAGTGCTCTCGGCCGTCGCTGCGGTCAGTCTCCTGCTGGTGGCTGTGCTCTGGACCCGGGCCGACCCTCGCAGCGCTGCTCGTCAGGAGCTCGGTGGCGAACAGGGTCTCGTGCTGGCATCCGATCTCTCCGATGCGGTCCGCGATGAGCTGGGCTGGGGAAGCCATATGTTGCTGACGGCGACGGCTGCGTCAACCGTGCTGGTCTACTGGCAGGGGACTGTCCTGCTGCGTCGGGGGCTGATCAGCGATGGAGACTTCCACCCCGGAACCATCTGCCGGCGCGTGATGCAGAAGAACAGCAGTGTCTCCCTGGTGAGCACCGCGCTGTTTCCGGGTCGAGGGGAGTTTGACCCCGTGCTGGACGCCCTTCCCTCCGTGTTGATCTGTCCCCTCGGAGGGGATGGGGTGGTCGTGATCGGTGGCTGGTCAGAACGCTGCTTCAGTCGATCGGACGAACGCTGGGCTGAAGGATGGGCCGTCCGACTCAGAACAGCTCTGCAGGGGATCCATTCCGTTGCTGACGGGCCGGTTCCCCCAGTCTGA
- a CDS encoding tRNA (cytidine(34)-2'-O)-methyltransferase codes for MKLPDPSAALRIALFEPQIPPNTGNIARTCAAFQLPLALIEPLGFRIDDRSLRRAGLDYWPHVRVSTHEDLNDLTGQLPRESRLIGCSRYGGVALTSMVFQHGDVLLFGREDTGLPPSVRERCDGMVTIPMPGAADSSGRGGVRSLNLSVACALVAFHAGTQLSLW; via the coding sequence ATGAAGCTTCCGGATCCCTCAGCAGCGCTGCGCATCGCCTTGTTCGAACCGCAGATTCCTCCCAACACCGGGAATATCGCCCGCACCTGTGCGGCGTTCCAGCTGCCACTGGCTTTGATCGAACCCCTCGGGTTCCGGATTGACGACCGCAGCCTCCGGAGGGCCGGTCTCGACTACTGGCCGCACGTGAGGGTCTCCACCCATGAGGATCTCAACGATCTGACAGGACAGCTCCCGAGGGAGAGCCGTCTGATCGGCTGCAGCCGCTACGGCGGTGTGGCCTTGACGTCAATGGTGTTCCAGCACGGTGATGTGCTGTTGTTCGGACGGGAGGACACGGGGCTGCCGCCATCAGTGCGTGAACGCTGTGACGGCATGGTCACGATTCCCATGCCAGGCGCAGCGGACAGCTCGGGCCGAGGAGGCGTGCGCAGTCTCAACCTTTCGGTGGCCTGTGCTCTGGTGGCATTCCACGCAGGAACTCAACTGAGTTTGTGGTGA
- a CDS encoding methionine--tRNA ligase, which produces MPYTLTTPLYYVNDKPHLGSTYTTIACDALARYQRLRNGSVVFITGVDEHGQKIQRTAERQGVSPQEHCDRISSTYRDLWARWGISQDRFIRTTDPRHLDLVQQFFARVEASGDVVTGRQTGWYCVDCEEFKDDPAEAVDPDCPIHRKPLEWRDEENLFFRLSRYQSAIEELVNRDDFIAPASRRQEVRNFVAQGLRDFSISRVNVSWGLPVPGHDGHTFYVWFDALLGYLTALLDDGGDVDLDRLEQSGWPASVHVIGKDILRFHAVFWPAMLMSAGLPLPHRVFGHGFLTREGQKMGKSLGNVLDPEVLLERCGTDAVRWYLLRDIQFGDDGDFQQQRFVDLINNDLANTIGNLLNRTSSMARKWFEESVPPGRDGAGADHPLAVQAAGAVSTCLEGLDRLAFKTSSEALLQLAIAANGHLNDTAPWSRMKQPGQESVVAIDLYAVLEAARIVGVLLSPLLPDLSARILEQLGNPRAADRWEDQLVWGGLTPGTPLPQPSPVMQRLELDEPL; this is translated from the coding sequence ATGCCCTACACCCTCACAACTCCGCTTTATTACGTCAACGACAAGCCCCATCTCGGCAGTACCTACACGACCATCGCCTGCGACGCCCTGGCCCGCTACCAGCGTTTGCGCAACGGTTCCGTGGTGTTCATCACCGGTGTTGATGAACATGGCCAGAAGATCCAGCGCACAGCGGAACGACAGGGGGTTTCACCCCAGGAACACTGCGATCGCATCAGTTCCACCTACCGCGACCTCTGGGCCCGCTGGGGAATCAGCCAGGACCGCTTCATCCGCACAACCGATCCGCGACACCTTGACCTGGTCCAGCAGTTCTTTGCACGGGTCGAGGCCTCCGGCGATGTGGTGACAGGACGCCAGACGGGCTGGTACTGCGTTGACTGCGAGGAATTCAAGGACGATCCGGCCGAAGCGGTTGACCCCGACTGCCCGATCCACCGCAAGCCGTTGGAGTGGCGCGATGAGGAGAATCTCTTCTTCCGGTTGTCCCGGTACCAGAGCGCTATCGAGGAGCTCGTGAACCGGGACGATTTCATCGCCCCGGCCAGCCGTCGCCAGGAGGTGCGCAATTTCGTTGCCCAGGGACTGCGGGACTTCTCGATCTCCAGGGTCAATGTGTCCTGGGGACTGCCGGTACCCGGCCATGACGGACACACCTTCTACGTCTGGTTTGATGCCTTGCTCGGCTACCTCACGGCCCTCCTCGATGACGGAGGCGATGTCGACCTCGACAGGCTTGAGCAGTCGGGCTGGCCCGCATCAGTGCACGTGATCGGCAAGGACATCCTCCGCTTCCATGCCGTGTTCTGGCCGGCCATGCTCATGTCGGCCGGATTGCCGTTGCCGCATCGGGTGTTCGGCCATGGATTCCTGACCCGTGAAGGGCAGAAGATGGGCAAATCCCTCGGAAATGTCCTTGATCCGGAGGTGCTGCTCGAACGCTGCGGGACGGACGCTGTGCGCTGGTACCTGTTGCGGGACATCCAGTTCGGAGACGACGGCGATTTCCAGCAGCAGCGGTTCGTCGATCTGATCAACAACGACCTGGCGAACACGATCGGCAATCTGCTGAACCGAACGTCGTCCATGGCACGCAAGTGGTTTGAGGAATCCGTTCCCCCCGGTCGCGATGGTGCCGGCGCGGATCACCCCCTTGCCGTGCAGGCTGCCGGGGCGGTGAGCACCTGTCTCGAGGGACTCGATCGGCTGGCGTTCAAGACGTCCTCAGAAGCCCTGTTGCAACTGGCGATCGCAGCGAACGGCCACCTGAATGACACCGCACCCTGGAGCCGAATGAAGCAACCGGGTCAGGAGTCAGTTGTGGCGATCGACCTCTATGCGGTCCTGGAAGCGGCCAGGATCGTCGGTGTGCTTCTGTCCCCGCTGCTGCCGGATCTGAGCGCAAGGATCCTCGAACAGCTGGGGAATCCCAGGGCAGCCGACCGCTGGGAGGATCAACTGGTCTGGGGGGGACTGACCCCGGGAACGCCGCTGCCTCAGCCCAGTCCTGTGATGCAGCGACTGGAGCTGGACGAACCGCTCTGA
- a CDS encoding ribonuclease catalytic domain-containing protein, which produces MKPAIQTDAIVGLVLRGQPLIGRVLSSRGSRASIGFGGQRRDQELPQRDLTVIAGLEPAASRQPLPTPEAIQDCGVSARAVAETWWLLISDHNGSDDDLPCLSLVELADLVMASVTLASIAALWDWLHGPQLWFRLRRDRSLQVRPLTEIQRQRGRNKQQRLLLQHQQRQLDLLRSPRPLTTDLREQLDPEWRRTLERLQELALGDERQLLADADACEQMQQLSIEASRRSLRQWLMQRDLLDPDQPAGLRGSVWSATFEPELLEAAEDLKRCSERPQPGDPMRLDLTDHRVYTLDDSGTREIDDGLSLMRDPRGDWIWIHIADPARLIEADSPLDLEARRRATSLYLAEGVRPMLPFSLAADVLSLRAGQRCAALSAGVRLDAEGAVQESRICRSWVRPRYGLSYDDGDELIELAPPGDEDLADLSLLLRRRQQWRERQGAIGFDRPEGRFRRLEDGPALQVIEPTAARRMVSEAMLLMGAVVADFGVRHDLALPFRSQPPAELPSPAELQALPEGPARDAAIKRCLSRGVQGTTPMPHFSLGLASYVQATSPIRRYADLLSHRQLIANLEGQTPLDKDRIGELIGDLDSPLRQGIQISREDQRHWQQVWLSMHREQTWRALFLRWLRPQDRLALVHVADLAMDLVGVAEGVDPNPGQSLQMRIQHVDADQGELRIQLEASST; this is translated from the coding sequence TTGAAGCCAGCCATCCAGACAGACGCGATTGTCGGGCTCGTCCTCAGGGGACAGCCCCTGATCGGTCGTGTTCTGTCTTCCAGGGGCAGCCGAGCGAGTATCGGATTCGGCGGTCAGCGCCGCGACCAGGAACTGCCTCAGAGGGATCTGACGGTGATCGCAGGGCTGGAGCCGGCTGCATCCCGGCAGCCCCTGCCGACGCCTGAAGCCATTCAGGACTGTGGCGTCAGTGCGCGAGCCGTGGCGGAAACCTGGTGGTTGCTGATCAGCGATCACAACGGTTCTGACGACGATCTGCCCTGCCTGTCCCTGGTGGAACTCGCCGATCTGGTGATGGCCTCCGTGACCCTGGCTTCCATAGCGGCGCTCTGGGACTGGTTGCATGGGCCGCAGCTGTGGTTTCGGCTGCGACGGGATCGTTCGCTGCAGGTGCGCCCACTCACGGAGATCCAGCGCCAGCGCGGCAGAAACAAGCAGCAGAGATTGCTGCTTCAACACCAGCAGCGGCAACTGGATCTGCTGCGTTCACCGCGACCGCTGACCACCGATCTGCGCGAACAGCTTGATCCGGAGTGGCGCAGAACTCTTGAACGACTGCAGGAGCTGGCGCTTGGAGATGAACGCCAGTTGCTCGCCGATGCGGATGCCTGCGAACAGATGCAGCAACTCTCGATCGAGGCATCGCGTCGCAGCCTGAGGCAGTGGCTGATGCAACGGGACCTGCTCGATCCGGATCAACCGGCAGGGCTGCGGGGGAGTGTCTGGTCGGCAACGTTCGAACCGGAGCTGCTGGAAGCGGCAGAAGACCTGAAACGGTGTTCGGAACGCCCTCAACCGGGGGATCCCATGCGTCTGGATCTCACCGATCATCGGGTTTACACGCTGGATGACAGCGGCACACGCGAGATCGACGACGGCCTCTCCCTGATGCGCGATCCCCGGGGAGATTGGATCTGGATCCACATCGCTGATCCCGCACGGCTGATCGAAGCGGACAGCCCACTGGATCTGGAGGCAAGGCGCAGGGCCACAAGTCTCTATCTGGCGGAAGGGGTGCGACCGATGCTCCCTTTCAGCCTCGCCGCCGACGTGCTGAGCCTGCGGGCCGGTCAGAGATGCGCTGCCCTGAGTGCCGGCGTTCGGCTCGACGCAGAGGGTGCGGTGCAGGAGAGCAGGATCTGCCGAAGCTGGGTCCGACCTCGCTACGGCCTCAGCTACGACGATGGTGATGAACTGATCGAACTGGCCCCGCCCGGGGATGAGGATCTTGCCGATCTCTCGCTGCTGTTGCGTCGTCGCCAGCAGTGGCGCGAACGTCAGGGGGCGATCGGATTCGATCGACCGGAAGGGCGGTTCCGACGTCTGGAGGATGGTCCGGCACTCCAGGTGATCGAACCAACGGCCGCCAGACGGATGGTCAGCGAAGCGATGCTGCTGATGGGGGCCGTGGTGGCTGATTTCGGTGTGCGACACGATCTGGCACTGCCCTTCCGCAGTCAACCTCCGGCAGAGCTGCCTTCGCCGGCCGAGCTGCAGGCACTTCCCGAGGGGCCGGCCCGTGATGCTGCGATCAAGCGCTGTCTCAGCCGTGGCGTCCAGGGCACCACCCCAATGCCCCATTTCAGTCTCGGCCTGGCCAGTTACGTCCAGGCCACCTCCCCGATCCGGCGCTACGCGGATCTGCTCAGCCACAGACAGCTCATCGCCAACCTTGAAGGCCAGACACCGCTCGACAAGGACCGGATCGGTGAGCTGATCGGGGATCTGGACTCACCGTTGCGACAGGGGATTCAGATCAGTCGGGAGGACCAGCGTCACTGGCAGCAGGTCTGGCTGAGCATGCATCGCGAGCAGACCTGGAGAGCGCTCTTCCTGCGCTGGCTGCGGCCCCAGGATCGATTGGCGCTGGTGCATGTCGCGGACCTGGCGATGGATCTGGTGGGTGTGGCGGAAGGGGTCGATCCCAACCCGGGGCAGTCTCTGCAGATGCGGATCCAGCATGTGGATGCGGATCAGGGCGAGCTGCGCATTCAGCTGGAGGCATCGAGCACCTGA
- a CDS encoding tellurite resistance TerB family protein: protein MTSAEAFAAVALAAVACDGTLGRDEAHALRRQLENRSLYTSCSEAAMGELFDRLLTLLRENGVAGLIDSAVPALNQSQQESALAVAAHLVHADRKVTREESEFLQRLTEQLNLPSGEAQMIIRSIEALNRDSLDS, encoded by the coding sequence ATGACCAGCGCCGAAGCCTTTGCCGCCGTAGCCCTTGCTGCAGTTGCCTGCGACGGGACTCTTGGTCGCGATGAGGCCCATGCCCTGCGCCGACAGCTGGAGAACCGCAGCCTGTACACCAGCTGTTCGGAAGCCGCGATGGGTGAGCTGTTCGATCGGCTGCTCACCCTGCTCCGGGAGAACGGTGTCGCGGGACTGATCGATTCGGCTGTGCCCGCCCTCAATCAGAGTCAGCAGGAGTCGGCCCTGGCCGTGGCCGCCCATCTCGTTCACGCCGATCGCAAAGTGACACGTGAGGAGTCCGAATTTCTCCAGAGGTTGACGGAACAGCTCAACCTGCCATCCGGGGAAGCCCAGATGATCATCCGCTCGATCGAAGCACTCAACCGCGACAGCCTCGACAGCTGA
- the pxcA gene encoding proton extrusion protein PcxA yields the protein MTRRNWIQLFSHDQSFDLSNELERGYEAALLIQSLELEYYADRPVRPDLELSVPRQVQLTILRRFRTALNICRSSKAAIEPKRGQLDVQELRQLQLIETVVARYAPGRSSQRGKISRDPEPLPRSLLSLFDSMRRQLDPSSEETLVAGFRRRRDSTLISLRLVLLLILVPLMVQQISRTYLISPVVDRLAPDLGFLSYPKDGLEARSVEKLRIYKEEIEFEALLSGVETPTGDAMREKLRVKAEELNREITFESLQAIKNVLSDLAALMAFVVVCFSSRDELRVLRGFIDEAVYGLSDSAKAFGIILFTDIFVGYHSPEGWTVLLDGVANHFGLPAQENFIMLFIATFPVILATIFKYWIFRYLNRVSPSSVATLKGMNGGG from the coding sequence ATGACGCGTCGAAACTGGATCCAGCTCTTTTCCCACGACCAGTCATTCGACCTCTCCAATGAACTGGAGAGGGGGTATGAGGCTGCCCTGCTGATCCAGAGCCTCGAGCTTGAGTACTACGCAGACCGTCCGGTTCGTCCGGACCTTGAGCTGTCGGTTCCCCGGCAGGTTCAGCTGACGATTCTTCGACGCTTCCGGACAGCTCTGAACATCTGCCGCTCGAGCAAGGCGGCCATCGAACCGAAACGCGGCCAGTTGGATGTTCAGGAACTGCGACAGCTGCAGCTGATCGAAACCGTCGTGGCCCGCTACGCACCGGGTCGCTCCTCACAACGCGGAAAAATCAGCAGGGACCCGGAACCTCTTCCCCGGTCGCTGCTCAGCCTCTTCGACTCGATGCGTCGTCAGCTGGACCCCTCTTCAGAGGAAACCCTCGTTGCAGGTTTTCGGCGGCGCCGTGATTCCACACTCATCTCCCTGCGTCTGGTCCTGCTGCTGATCCTCGTACCGCTCATGGTGCAGCAGATCTCGCGCACCTATCTGATCTCCCCGGTGGTCGACCGCCTGGCACCTGATCTCGGCTTTCTGAGCTATCCGAAAGACGGCCTCGAAGCAAGGTCTGTGGAGAAGCTGCGGATTTACAAGGAAGAAATCGAGTTTGAAGCTCTGCTCAGCGGCGTCGAGACTCCGACGGGTGATGCCATGCGGGAGAAACTGAGAGTCAAGGCAGAAGAACTGAACCGTGAGATCACATTCGAGAGCCTTCAGGCGATCAAGAATGTTCTTTCCGATCTTGCCGCTCTGATGGCCTTCGTTGTGGTCTGCTTTTCGAGCCGAGATGAACTTCGGGTTCTTCGAGGTTTCATCGATGAAGCTGTTTACGGTCTGAGTGATTCAGCCAAGGCTTTCGGCATCATTCTGTTCACAGATATCTTCGTGGGCTATCACAGTCCAGAGGGATGGACTGTTCTGCTTGACGGTGTTGCCAACCATTTCGGATTACCGGCTCAGGAGAACTTCATCATGTTGTTTATCGCCACTTTCCCGGTGATCCTGGCAACGATTTTCAAATACTGGATCTTCCGTTATCTCAACCGGGTCTCACCCTCGTCTGTGGCGACACTGAAGGGAATGAACGGTGGAGGCTGA
- the psb32 gene encoding photosystem II repair protein Psb32 — protein MVPAAMAVAPAAFSTERPVDHVIDDADVFSRASRGELETRLQDFEQDRLDARLITLRRLDYGYTLNSFGTELLEQWSQPGEAPLMLLLIESQGKRAAIVADDSLQSRLPESLLKSTARTTMAIPLRAGDRYRQASMDGLGRISVVLNGGEDPGPPEETVRTTLPTNIPTQEETQSSNATTWIIVLMVLGTIIPMATWWVFSR, from the coding sequence ATGGTTCCAGCGGCCATGGCGGTCGCCCCGGCAGCGTTCAGCACCGAACGGCCGGTTGATCACGTGATCGACGATGCCGACGTCTTCAGTCGTGCCAGCCGCGGGGAGCTGGAAACGCGTCTGCAGGACTTTGAACAGGACCGCCTTGACGCCAGGCTGATCACGCTGCGGCGCCTGGACTACGGATACACCCTCAACAGCTTCGGGACCGAGCTGCTGGAGCAGTGGAGTCAGCCCGGTGAGGCGCCTCTGATGCTGCTTCTGATCGAAAGTCAGGGGAAACGGGCCGCGATTGTCGCGGACGACTCCCTGCAGTCACGCCTTCCTGAATCCCTGCTGAAAAGCACGGCACGCACCACGATGGCGATTCCACTGCGGGCTGGAGATCGCTACCGCCAGGCCTCGATGGACGGCCTCGGGCGGATCTCGGTAGTCCTGAACGGTGGTGAGGATCCTGGCCCCCCTGAGGAGACGGTGCGCACGACTCTGCCCACCAACATCCCCACCCAGGAAGAGACCCAGAGCAGCAATGCCACCACCTGGATCATCGTGCTGATGGTGCTCGGAACCATCATCCCGATGGCGACCTGGTGGGTGTTCTCACGCTGA
- the lptC gene encoding LPS export ABC transporter periplasmic protein LptC, producing MAMLLGPVGRRLIPLLAGLAVMTGCQEKPASNQQAPPFVLRSLSLNQLKPDGSRDWDLSSPEARYDLDSRTVRAKRPSGVLYKADRPGFRITADLATVLNDGELVVLEGNVRLQQLNQRRLLIQGQRLVWTPDRSQMVLEQRPVAVDAESRLTSPRLNYRTDTDNLIFEGPARLQRWDKARTADKPPDTLIQVQRGSWNLATGRLDAAGPVLGERQPDRSLTASRLEGNTKEGYLDLMEPVHVRLGDSEDEIKAGRTRWNYQRRELRSNRPFTATFEVGEASGTGFIIDEEATTVTIASDCRLNQPGEQLRAQRCRWNWSNERVRAEGDVEVRREALEQITRAPVLEGVVGEDGNLRFSGGGERVRSRIRLGEPARQQRNGSPAELF from the coding sequence ATGGCGATGCTGCTTGGTCCCGTCGGTCGGCGCCTGATCCCGCTGCTTGCCGGCCTTGCCGTGATGACAGGCTGCCAGGAGAAGCCAGCGAGCAACCAGCAGGCACCTCCCTTCGTGCTGCGCTCCCTCAGCCTCAATCAGCTCAAGCCCGACGGCTCCCGGGACTGGGATCTCAGCAGTCCGGAGGCCCGCTACGACCTCGACAGCCGAACCGTGCGTGCCAAACGCCCCTCCGGCGTGCTGTACAAGGCTGATCGCCCGGGGTTCCGGATCACTGCTGATCTCGCCACTGTTCTCAATGACGGGGAACTGGTGGTTCTGGAAGGGAACGTGCGTCTGCAGCAGCTGAATCAGCGACGCCTCCTGATCCAGGGCCAACGTCTGGTGTGGACGCCGGACCGATCGCAGATGGTTCTCGAGCAGCGACCGGTGGCGGTGGATGCGGAATCAAGACTCACCTCCCCGCGCCTGAACTACCGGACAGACACCGACAACCTGATCTTCGAGGGGCCTGCCCGCCTGCAGCGCTGGGACAAGGCGCGAACGGCGGACAAGCCTCCTGACACGCTCATCCAGGTTCAACGTGGCAGCTGGAATCTCGCCACCGGCCGTCTGGATGCCGCCGGTCCTGTGCTGGGCGAACGCCAGCCGGATCGTTCGCTCACAGCCAGCCGGCTGGAGGGCAACACCAAAGAGGGATATCTGGACCTGATGGAACCGGTGCACGTTCGTCTCGGTGATTCAGAGGATGAGATCAAGGCCGGACGGACACGCTGGAACTATCAGCGACGGGAACTCCGTTCCAACAGACCATTCACAGCCACATTCGAGGTAGGTGAGGCCAGTGGCACTGGCTTCATCATCGATGAGGAGGCCACCACGGTCACCATTGCAAGCGACTGCCGTCTGAACCAGCCGGGAGAGCAGCTGCGTGCCCAACGCTGTCGCTGGAACTGGAGCAATGAACGCGTCAGGGCAGAAGGGGACGTGGAAGTCCGGCGTGAAGCACTTGAACAGATCACCAGGGCTCCTGTTCTGGAGGGGGTGGTCGGGGAAGACGGCAACCTGCGGTTCAGTGGTGGGGGTGAGCGGGTTCGGTCCCGGATCAGACTGGGGGAACCGGCCCGTCAGCAACGGAATGGATCCCCTGCAGAGCTGTTCTGA
- a CDS encoding bifunctional adenosylcobinamide kinase/adenosylcobinamide-phosphate guanylyltransferase, with protein sequence MEAEAPARAGSLVLVHGPARGGKSRWAEALLKDITPVTYVATSPGRPQDARWQERLRLHRMRRPDHWALLEAGPDLPQDLKRVPGNHAVLIDALGGYVARHLDSDSNIWDQQTERLLSQLSTMGQTCVLVIEETGWGVVPPTAIGGLFRDRLGALAQRLDRQAVASWLVVQGRALDLHALGVPVP encoded by the coding sequence GTGGAGGCTGAAGCCCCAGCGCGGGCAGGATCCCTCGTTCTTGTCCACGGTCCGGCCCGCGGCGGCAAGAGTCGCTGGGCAGAAGCACTGTTGAAGGACATCACCCCGGTCACCTACGTCGCGACATCACCGGGACGACCTCAGGATGCGCGCTGGCAGGAGCGATTGCGTCTGCACCGCATGCGGCGACCGGATCACTGGGCGTTGCTGGAAGCGGGTCCGGACCTTCCCCAGGATCTGAAGCGCGTTCCTGGGAACCATGCCGTTCTGATCGATGCTCTCGGCGGATACGTGGCCCGGCATCTCGACTCGGACAGCAACATCTGGGATCAACAGACCGAACGCCTGCTCAGCCAGCTTTCGACCATGGGGCAGACCTGTGTTCTGGTGATCGAGGAAACGGGGTGGGGCGTGGTTCCGCCCACCGCCATCGGCGGTCTGTTCCGTGACCGACTCGGAGCTCTTGCCCAGCGCCTTGATCGTCAGGCGGTGGCCAGTTGGCTGGTGGTGCAGGGTCGGGCACTGGATCTTCACGCTCTGGGGGTACCGGTTCCATGA